In Salmo salar chromosome ssa15, Ssal_v3.1, whole genome shotgun sequence, one genomic interval encodes:
- the LOC106572192 gene encoding intelectin translates to MKYCVLLIIIHLLSVELPQFVEALQGNEHAAAPGVAATDLRLRNRSSYIARSCKEIRDRYNQHEDGLYYLTTTSGTVYQTFCDMTTAGGSWTLVASVHENNMYGKCTMGDRWSSQQGSNANCPDGDGNWANRATFGTAEGATSDDFKNPGYYDIVAEDISVWHVPNNSPMEHWNLAAILRYHTERRFLSIQGGNLHQLFKLYPVRYNAGASGDTGPVIPIVYDFGDKETTIQFYGPNTRNQFEPGFITFRPINNEQAAMAICSGVKPTTGGDTEHYCIGGGGHFPEGAPRQCGDFPAFDWNGHGTNTEWSASKEITEAAVLLFYR, encoded by the coding sequence ATGAAGTATTGTGTTCTCCTGATAATCATCCATCTACTGTCGGTGGAACTGCCTCAATTTGTAGAAGCACTACAAGGAAACGAGCATGCAGCAGCTCCAGGTGTTGCCGCAACCGATTTAAGGCTGAGGAACAGGTCTAGTTACATTGCCAGAAGCTGTAAGGAAATAAGGGACCGATATAATCAACATGAAGATGGGCTGTACTACCTGACCACAACCAGCGGGACAGTCTACCAGACCTTCTGCGACATGACCACTGCTGGCGGCAGCTGGACACTTGTGGCGAGCGTGCACGAGAACAACATGTATGGGAAGTGCACAATGGGTGACCGTTGGTCCAGCCAGCAAGGCAGCAACGCCAACTGTCCAGACGGAGATGGGAACTGGGCCAACAGGGCCACTTTTGGAACCGCAGAGGGTGCCACCTCAGATGACTTCAAGAATCCTGGGTATTATGACATTGTGGCAGAAGACATTTCGGTGTGGCACGTTCCCAACAACTCCCCTATGGAACACTGGAACCTAGCCGCCATCCTCCGTTACCACACAGAGAGACGCTTCCTCTCCATTCAAGGGGGAAATCTACATCAACTCTTTAAGCTCTACCCAGTGAGATATAATGCTGGGGCAAGTGGGGACACAGGACCTGTCATTCCAATTGTGTACGACTTTGGGGACAAAGAAACCACAATACAATTTTATGGACCCAACACAAGAAACCAGTTTGAACCTGGCTTCATCACGTTCAGGCCAATAAATAATGAACAGGCGGCCATGGCTATCTGCTCTGGGGTCAAACCAACAACTGGCGGCGACACTGAACATTactgtattggtggtggtggacATTTCCCTGAGGGAGCCCCTCGTCAGTGTGGCGACTTCCCAGCCTTTGACTGGAATGGCCATGGGACCAACACAGAATGGAGTGCATCAAAGGAGATAACTGAAGCAGCTGTGTTACTCTTCTACCGTTAA
- the LOC106572188 gene encoding zinc-binding protein A33-like: protein MANKSSLPEEDLCCPVCCNIFRDPVFLSCSHSICKACLQEFWKQKGSRECPMCRERLSMENPPCNLVLKNLCAAFLQEQSQRDSAGSEMLCSRHSEKLKLFCLDDKQPICVVCRDSKIHKKHDCIPTDEAALDCKEEVKTALKPLKEMLEDYKEIKLICDQTAEHIKSQAEHTERQIKKEFKKLHQFLQDEEEARIAALRKEEKQKSQMMKTKIEEMTREISSLLDTIRDIEKELGGEDISFLQNYNATVKRAQYTLPNPQRVSGSLIHVAKHLGNLQFRVWEKMQGIVKYTNLILDPNTAHPRLILSEDLTSMIYRNEPQQLPDNLERFDECFVVLGSEGVSSGTHSWDIDVGGNKAWVLGVAPDSVQREGEFGFRHRTLGVWCINEKYYTHSLSEALTPSTPFKVSKPQKIIMQLDWEKGQLSFVDPVNNTQLHKFMHTFKDSLSIHL from the coding sequence ATGGCAAATAAATCTTCTCTACCAGAGGAGGATCTCTGCTGTCCTGTGTGTTGTAATATTTTCAGGGATCCAGTTTTCCTGTCGTGTAGCCACAGCATCTGCAAAGCCTGTCTTCAGGAATTCTGGAAACAGAAGGGATCTCGGGAATGTCCAATGTGCCGGGAAAGATTGTCAATGGAAAACCCCCCATGTAACCTGGTTTTAAAGAACCTGTGTGCGGCCTTCTTACAGGAGCAAAGTCAGAGAGAttcagcagggtcagagatgCTCTGCAGTCGGCACAGTGAGAAACTCAAACTATTCTGTCTGGATGATAAGCAGCCCATCTGTGTGGTGTGTCGGGATTCAAAAATACATAAAAAGCATGACTGTATCCCCACGGATGAAGCTGCACTGGATTGTAAGGAGGAAGTTAAGACTGCACTGAAACCCTTAAAGGAGATGCTGGAGGACTATAAGGAAATTAAACTGATCTGTGATCAAACAGCAGAGCACATTAAGAGCCAGGCAGAGCACACAGAGAGGCAAATTAAGAAGGAGTTTAAGAAGCTTCACCAGTTTCTACAAGATGAAGAGGAGGCCAGGATTGCTGCACTGAGGAAGGAAGAGAAGCAGAAGAGTCAGATGATGAAGACGAAGATTGAAGAGATGACCAGAGAGATCTCTTCACTTTTAGACACAATCAGAGACATAGAGAAGGAGCTCGGAGGTGAAGACATCTCATTCCTGCAGAACTACAATGCCACAGTGAAAAGAGCCCAGTACACACTGCCAAATCCACAGAGGGTTTCAGGATCACTGATCCATGTGGCAAAGCACCTGGGCAACCTGCAGTTCAGAGTCTGGGAGAAGATGCAGGGGATAGTTAAATACACTAATTTGATTCTGGACCCCAACACTGCCCATCCACGTCTCATCCTGTCTGAGGATCTGACTAGTATGATATACCGTAATGAGCCACAGCAGCTTCCTGACAACCTAGAGAGATTTGATGAATGCTTTGTGGTCCTGGGCTCTGAGGGCGTTAGCTCAGGGACACATAGCTGGGACATTGATGTTGGAGGAAATAAAGCCTGGGTCCTGGGTGTGGCCCCAGACTCTGTCCAGAGGGAGGGCGAGTTCGGCTTCAGACATAGAACCTTGGGTGTGTGGTGTATTAATGAGAAATATTATACACATTCCTTATCAGAGGCACTTACTCCATCCACTCCATTCAAAGTGAGTAAGCCCCAGAAAATCATAATGCAGCTGGACTGGGAAAAAGGAcagctctcatttgttgacccAGTCAATAACACGCAACTTCATAAATTCATGCATACTTTCAAAGATAGTCTTTCCATACATCTCTAG